The nucleotide sequence CCTGCATGTATTCTATCCTTTTGCTTGACTCGTCCGATGAAAAAGCTACTGTTCAACGCGCACCCCTTCTCATCCCGCTTCGCTGATATCACTTGGTTGCTATTTCGCTTACACCTTGGGCTGTCCATTGCCGTAGGGGCAGGCTGGTCTAAACTTGTTCACCTCACCACCACGCACGAAGCCGCCAAGCTAGCTGTCGGCACCGCGCCCTTGGCGCCGCCCGACTGGTTTGTGCAGCAAGTTGCCAACCTGGGCTTCACGTACCCCTCGCCGTACAGTTGGGCTTGGCTGGCGGCGTGGGGCGAATGTGTAGGTGGCCTCCTGGTTGCGGTGGGGCTGCTCACCCGTTGGAACGGACTACAGCTAGCTTTTCAGTTTCTCATCATTGCCTTCCTCTGGTACAAGGAGCCCGAACTCCTTGTGGGTATGTATTATCAGCAGTTGCTGTTTTGGGCCTTCGCACTTACCGCAGCGGTAGGTGGCGGGCGGTATTCCTTGGATTACTGGATGTTGCAGAAAAGGGGTAGCCTTTTGCCCGATACTCGGCTAGTCAGTACAGTGCAAGCTCGCATGGCAACGGTACTTCTGCTTTTGGTGGCTGGCTCGGTGGCAGCTCACTCTTTGGCGGCTCCTGCCACCGTAACTATGCAGGAACTTAAAGCCATTGCTCAACAGTGGAATGGCTCTTTAACCTACCTTGATTACAAGAGCCAACGGGCCGTCACGCTGGTCACGGTTCTGAACGGAATGCAGTCTGCGCCGCAAGAACTGGTGCTCAATTTCGTCTACCAAGAGCCTAACGGCAAGCAAGTCAAAGGCTACGACAAGGTGCAACTGTCAACCGACGGCACCCAACTCGTTTGGGACGGAGTTCCGCTACAGGTCAGCAACAAAACCCGCCTACCTGATAAAACACTGCAACTCGTGCTGGAAGGCCGGGGCGAGGACAACCAAAAAAGCTGCTTAATTAAGCGGACTCTTTCATTAAATGACCATCAGTTTTCAGTGGTGAAGGAAGTGAAATGCGACAACGCGCCCGGCTTTATCACCCGCAACAAGTACCAGTTTCAGCGTTAATACCACAAAACCTAACGCATTCAAAAAAAGGTATGCTTCCGCGACAAGTTCAAAGATTATGTAAAACGACCTTATGTGTTAAGGGGGTGTTATCTAAAAGTTATGTAAAAGCGTGAAATGCACCTTCGAAAAAAGGGTGTTATTTGGAAAATGTATACAAGTTTTTGGCATCCGCTGAAAAAATACAAGCTCGACGCATACAAGTTATTTGCAGCATACTCTATATTTGTTGACATGATGTCGCACCAGCTAGTGAAACAGTTTTGCCTAACCAATATTCGTCCCGCGCGGGACGGAATCGGGCTGCTCTGCCGGTACGGAAGCTAGAAGCGAATCATGACGCTTAACCTCTGAAACCTTATCCAGCCCGACTCCTAACCCAAGGAGCCGGGCTTTTTTCTGCTTTATAGTTTTATACCCATGTTACAGCAACACTACGACCGGTACACTGCCCAAGACCAATTGGTTTGGAAAGTATTGTTCGACCGCCAAACGGCTCTGCTGCACAAACGCGCTTGCCACGCCTTTTCTGAGGGCCTACAACGCATTGGGTTTCACCGCAACGCTATTCCCAACTTCGAGGAAACCAGCGAGCGGCTGCAGAAAGCCACCGGTTGGCAGCTAGAGCCCGTGCAGGGCATGCTCAACGACGCCGAGTTCTTCGGGTTGCTGGCGCAGCGCAAGTTCCCGGCTACCGTTTGGATCCGGTCTATGGCGCAGTTCGACTTCATCGAGGAGCCCGATTTGTTTCACGGAGTATTCGGGCACGTACCGTTGCTGATGAACCAAGCCTTTGCCGACTTCTTGCACGTGCTCGGTCATGTGGCGGCGCAGCACCTGCATGATGCCGCCGCCTTAGAGCGGCTAGACCGGCTCTACGGCTTCACAGTGCAGTTTGGGCTGGTAGAGGAGGAGGGTGTTACCCGCATGTACGGGGCTGGTTTGCTGTCTTCATCGGGCGAGATTCACCATTGCATTGCCGACGACAGCAACCGCCGGCCGTTCGACCTAGCTACGGTATTGCACACGCCCTACAGCGAAGCGCATTTGCAAGACCTGTATTTCGTGCTGCCTAATTGGGAGCATCTCACGGGCAGCGTAGCCGAGTTAGCAGCCCTTCTGGCGTCCGATTGGCAACTGAAACCCGTGGAATAAAAGAGCCCGTTCAAAATACAACAAGCAATAGTGTAGAAGCCTGTTCAACTACTTTTCGGGATGTAGAACGGCGGTGGTACGAGGGGGGATACTATTATCTCCGCTGCTTCTGACTCTGGTAGACCTTTACCGGGTAAACGGGTTTCTGCTCTATTGGCTTGTTGCTTTGGCGGAATAATTAACTGTAGGTTCCGTAACACAACAGGCCCGTCGTCAGATGGGCCTGTTGTGTTACGGGAGTATGGGAGTGGTGCGCAATACGGCACAAGCCACCGGATTGCGGCTAGCTTTTTAGCTTGAAGCTCTTCTTTAAATACGCTACGGACAGCGCATGAGCATCGTCGCCGTAGGCTTTGTTGTACTTCGGGTTGGAGGGGTTAGCGAAGGCGTGGTCGGCATCGTAACTCTTGATGGTGACCTTCTTTTTAGCGGCGGCCATATCCTTCTGAAATTGCGCAGCTACTTCGGGGCTGATCCACTTGTCCTGGCTGGCAAAGATACCTAGCACGTCGGTGTTCAGGGTCTTGAGCTTAGCTACATCCTTCTCGGGCATGCCGTAGTACATCACGCAACCCACAGCTTTGGGGCCCGCTAGCAAGGCAGTTTGCAAGCTCCAGCCACCCCCGAAGCACCAGCCCACACTCGCTACTTTGGCGTTGGCACCAGCATATTGCATAGCTCCTTTGATAATAGCCTGCGCCCGGTCGGTTTTCACCGTTTGCATGTACTTGCCGGCCTCTTCGGGGGTAGTGGCTACCTGGCCGTCATAGAGGTCGAGGGCAATGATGTTGACGCCGGGAAGGTCTTGGGCGTACTTCGCAGCTTCCTGTTTGATGTAGTCGTTGAGGCCCCACCACTCATGAATCACGAAGAGGTACTTGTTGGAAGTAGTGGCGCTCTTGATTTCGAAGCCTTTGCCAGTTTGGCCGTCGGGCGTTTTGAACTCAATAGCTTGGCCAGTGCCTGCGTAGGTGTAGGGCAGGGGGGCATCATGGCCGCCAGAAAAGTCTTCGTTGGTGGCGAGCATGGCAAATGCTTCCGTGGCATTCTGGCTGGCAGGTTTCACGCAGCAGCTCATGGTGCTTTGAGCAGAGGCCATAGTAATCGTACTCAGCAGGATGGTGCAGAGGGTCCAGATTTTTTTCATGAGGTGTGAGAAAGATGGAAAATAAAGTCCCGACCGCGCCTGATTCCTGTAGCAACATGGATCAGGTACAATCGGGACGCATTAACCCGCAGGCCGGGCAATAGTTTGGAGAGCGGCTTGCCTAAGCGGCTGTGCGTACTTCGGCCCGAAGCTCGGTGAGTAGCGCGTACAGCCCCACATACGTGCGGTTCAGGTAGATAAAGTGCTCGGAACCGCGCGGCTCGCGCTGTTGGCGCAACTCAGGCTGCTGCATTAGGTCGTTGCCGAGGGCATACAGCGCCTGCATGTAGGCTGGGTCGCCGAAGTCGAATACATCCTGTCGGAACGGGCGGCCTACCAACTCCAGCGAGGCTTGCATGGTATCCAAGTAGAAGTTCTGCCGGGTAGCGGCATCGTCGGCGCGGAGAATACCGGCCTCCGTGAGCAGGGCCGCCAAGCGGGTGCGGTCAGCGAGTGTTTCGGGGGTGAGCAGGTCAGTGAAGAGTCGGTGCACGTCGGCGGGAATCTCTTTCACGCAGCCGAAATCCAACACGCCCACGGTGCCCCCATTGTCGGCGCGCAGCAGAAAATTGCCGGGGTGCGGGTCGGCGTGTACCATGCGCAACTGGTTTAGCTGGAACATGTAGAAGTCCCACAACGCCTGCCCTACTTGGTTGCGTACCGCTTGCGTGGGAGCGGTGGCTAGAAACTCCTTGAGGTGCTGGCCCGGCAGCCAATCCATGGTTAGAATGCGGGCTGAGGAAAGCTCCGAGTAATAAGCGGCAAACTCCAGATGAGGCAGGGCAGCGCACTGCGCCGCAATTTCGCGGCCCCGCCGCAGTTCCAAAGTGTAGTCGGTTTCCTCGATAAGGCGCGTTTCCACCTCCTGCAAGTAGGGGCGTACGGTGGCTTCATCCAAGCCCAGCACACGCAAGGCAATCGGTTTCACCAACCGAATATCCGAGCGGATACTGTCGGCCACGCCCGGGTACTGCACCTTCACGGCTAGCTGCTTGCCGGCTTTGCGAGCGAAATGCACCTGCCCAATGCTTGCAGCCTGCCGGGCCTTAATGTCAAATTCCTCGAATACCTCGAACGGCGACTTACCGAAGGCGTCGCGGAAGGCCTTCACGATTAGGGGGCCCGACAAAGGCGGTGTCTGGTACTGAGCTTGCGCAAATTGGTCGGCGTAGGCGGTAGGCAGCAGGTTTTTCTCCATGGCCAGCATCTGCGCTACTTTCAGCACCGAGCCCTTCATTTCGCTCAGTGTACCGTAGAGCTCGGCGGCGTTGGCGGCGTGCAAATCGTCGGTGGTGCTTTCCGCGCCTACGGCACGTTTGGCGTAGTGCTTCACATAGTTCGCCCCTACGTTCAGGCCCGTGCGAGCAAAGCGGGCTGCACGAGCTACTTTGGTGGTAGGCAAAGAGGACAGCGAGGTACTATCGATTGGTTCGGACATGTGGGGGTGCGCCACAAAGCAGCGCTTTGGCCGGGTGGAATAGGTATCCGGTATAGTGTAGAGCGTGGCGGCGAACAGCTAGCGCACCAGGCTGGCCCGCCTAATGTGCTAACTGGCTATTTAGCGCCGGCGCCGGCTGTGCAGCAAAAAACGCACGAAGTCGGTGGCCGAGTCCAGCGTGTTGCGGCCCACCAAGTCGAAGCTCAGCGTCACGGCCTTTTCAATGGCAGCATCGGTGCGTTCGAAGTTGATGCTCTCATCTTTGGCGAAGAAGCCGAGCACAAACAGTTGTTGCTGCCAGAAGAAACGCGGGTAGCCGTCCTGAATAAGCTGGCGGCTGGCTATTTCGTCGGTGCGGCGACCTTCGCGCAGTAGCTCATCCACAAAGTCTTCGAACTCCTGCCGGAAATCGTCGAGGACCCGCGGCGTGAAACCGGGCATCTTCGAAAGTGAGCGGCGCAGGGCATTGAGTGCGTAGCTGCGGTTGCGCTTCAGAATCTCGATGAGCGTGTAATAGAAAGCCAGCAGCTTTTCGCGGGCTCCGTATTGCTCCCAAACGGGCTCTTTGGCGGCCGTGTCCCGGGCTTCCCGGCCGAAGTCGGCCCATAGTTCCCGGTCGATAGCCTCGAAGGTGGCGTAATGGAGGTAGAATTCCTGCTCCGGCAAACCAAGCTTCTTGGTGAGCTTATAGACCGAGGCCGGCGTTCTGCCTTTGTCTAGCACATAGTCGAGGTAGGCTTGCTTGATCCGGACTTTCGCTGTGTTGGCAGTCTCGGGCGTTACGGGGGGCGAAGGTTGCTGTTCCATAGTACAGGTATAACCACACAACTAGCCGATAAGTTGAGGGTCAGCCCAACAGATTAGCACCTACATACGCGGCGGGCAACAGGCGCTCTAAACTGCCGCCGCCCGATACGCTGTCCGGAACGTGTCTATGGCCCGTTCGCGCGCAAATTTGTGGTCTACAATAGGAGCAGGGTAGGCAGCGGTACCGTATTCAGGCACCCATTTCTTCACGTAGGCTAGCTCAGGATCATATTGCTTGAGCTGACTTTCGGGGCTGTACACGCGGAACCAGGGCGCAGCCACTACGCCCGTACCCGCCATCCATTGCCAATTGCCCACGTTTTGGCTCATATCGTAGTCGAGGAGCTTGTCGGAAAAGTATTTGTCTCCCCAGCGCCAATCAATCAGCAGGTGTTTCACCAGGAAACCAGCCGTGGCAATGCGGGCCCGGTTGGGCATGTAGCCGGTTTTGTTTAGCTCGCGCATACCGGCATCCACCAGCGGATAGCCCGTACGGCCTTCGCACCAAGCCTGAAATTCTTCTTCATTGTTGCGGTAGGGCACGTGGCGCAGGCGCGGCTCATAGCTTTCCGTGGCGGTGATGGGGTAGTGCCAGAGCAGCATCATGAAATAGTCGCGCCAGATAAGCTCCGCTAGCAGCTTTGGGTTCAGTTGCTGCGCTTGCTGCATCAGTTCGCGTACGCTCAGCGTACCGAAGCGCAAATGCACCGAGCGGCGCGTGCTGCTATCCACCCGGCCGGGGGTGTTGCGGGTGAGGTGGTAGTTGCGGACCAGGCTTTCAGTTGGCAACTCCGCGGCTGGTATAAACTGCCGAAACTCCTCGAACCCCATTTCCGCGAGTGTAGGGCGGCTTGGGGCGTTAGGGAGCTTCACGAGGTTGGATGTGGTAAACAGCTCTGCGGATGGATACGGCTGAAGCTGCTCGTCGCGCAGGGCTTCCAGCCACGCCTTGCGGTAGGCGCCAAACACCTTCGATGGCCTTCCCGATTTGCCCAGCAGCTCGTTCTTCGCGAAAATCACCTGGTCTTTCAGCGCCTGGAACGTGGCACCGTGTTGCGCGCACAGCGCCGCTACGGCGGTATCTCGCTCGGTGGCGTAGGGTTCGTAGTCTTCGTTGGTATACACCGCCGCCACCTCGTACGTGGTTAGAAGCTGCGCAAAAACTTCCAGCGGCCGACCATAAAACGCCAGCAACTGCCCGCCCGATTGGGCTGTTTTCCGGCCTATTCGTTCTACTTCGTCATAAATAAACGTGACCCGCGCATCCTGCCGGCTTGGCAGCAAGTCCAGGATTTCTCGGTCGTAGATAAAGAGCGGCACCACGGGGAGACCACTTTGCAAAGCGGCCGTCAAACCCGCATTATCGTGGATACGGATGTCGCGCCGGTGCCAAAAGAGCGTAATCTTCATTGTAAGGTAATGGCTGATTGCTGGTTGATGATTGCCAGATAAATAGTCTTGCTTCGCTTTATACGGACAAAGTAAAGCGTCGTGCTTAACATCTGTATGCGTAGCAAGTAAAGTCTGCCCCTACACTCATCAACCAGCAGTCAACTACCACCCTACTTCAAGCGGCCCATCCCGCCATCCACGGGTAAAATTTGGCCGGTGATAAAGGAACTGTGGTCGGAGAGCAGGAAGGAGGCCATGTACGCTAGGTCCTCGGGCTGGCCAATCCGCTGCAAGGGATGGCGCTTGGCACCAGCTTCCGCTTTTTCGGGTGTGTTGAGTAGGGCCGCGGCCAAGGGCGTGTTGGTGAGGGAAGGGGCCACTGCATTCACCCGGATGTTGCTGGCGGCATACTCCGCGGCTAGGGCGCGGGTAAGGCCCTCTATGGCGGCTTTGGCAGTGGCAATGCTGGCGTGGAAGCTCATGCCCGTGTCGGCGGCCACCGTGCTGAACAGCACAACAGAGGCGTTTCCGGCTTTCTTGAGCCGCTTCATAGTGGCCTGGAGCACCTGCACGGCACCCAACACGTTCAGCTCGAAGTCAGCCCGGAAATCGTCCACTGGAATTCGCTCGAACGGGCGCAATTTGATGCTGCCTGGGCAATACACCACGCCGTGCAGCTCATCAGGCAAACTGTCCAGTAGGTTGCCCACTGGGTTGGTTACGTCCAGCTCGAGAAAGGTGGTGTCCAGCGCCGCCAGTTCGGGCGTGAGGTGACGGGACGCCGTGTACAGATTCGCGTTGAGTTTGTGCAGCAACTTCGTAGTGGCCAGCCCAATACCCGAGGAAGCGCCCACGAGCAGAATGTTTTTGTTAGCGAATTCCATGCAATGAAGTCAGGTGAGATTATGCCTTGACAACTGAACGGTGCAGGTAAGGTTTGCGTGGGGTAGTGGAAAAAACCCATGAAAATCCCGTCGTTAGAAATCGTAGAATCGCGATTTTAGAAAATTTGGAATACTGGTGTGCGCTCTACTTTGGCTGTAATTATTCCGGAAGTTGATAGCACAGGAAGTAGAGAGCGAATTTTCGCTAGCATTTCCCAACTTCTTCAGTAGCTTGCTACTCGCATTTCTTTTCCATTCAAACACTGCATTCCAAGATGAACATCCGCAAGCTGCTTGTTGCCAATCGAGGCGAAATTGCCATCCGCGTCATGCGTGCTGCCACCGAGTTAGGCATCACCACGGTAGCAGTTTACACCTACGAAGACCGTTACTCGCTGCACCGCTACAAAGCCGACGAAGCGTATCAGATCGGGCGCGACGACGAGCCGCTGAAGCCGTATCTGGACATCGAAGGCCTAATTCGGGTGGCCAAGGACAACGGTGTAACGGCAATTCATCCGGGTTACGGGTTTCTATCGGAAAACGCGACGCTGGCCCGGCGGTGCGCAGAGGAAGGCATCATCTTCGTGGGGCCGCGGCCCGAGGTGATGGATGCGCTGGGCGACAAAGTAGCCGCCAAAAAAGTGGCCGTGGAGTGTCAGGTGCCCATTATCGAGAGCAGCATCCAAGACCTCACCGACCTGCCGATTGCCCTAGAGGAAGCCCACCGCATCGGGTACCCCGTAATGTTGAAAGCGGCTTCCGGCGGGGGCGGCCGGGGCATGCGCGTCATTCGGGACGACGAGCAACTGGAGCGCGGCTTCTTCGAGGCCCGCAACGAAGCCTTGAAGGCTTTCGGCGACGACACCGTGTTTCTGGAGAAGTATGTGGAGCAACCCAAGCACATTGAAGTGCAGCTGGTAGCCGACAACCACGGTGGCTTGGTGCACCTCTATGAGCGGGACTGTTCGGTGCAGCGGCGCTACCAAAAGGTAGTGGAAGTGGCACCTTCCCTCAACCTACCCGACCACATGCGCCACCTCTTGTATGAGTATGCGCTGCGCCTGGGCCGGGCGGTGAACTACAACAACGTGGGTACCGTCGAATTTCTGGTGAACCCCGAGCACGACCGGATTTACTTTATCGAAGTGAACCCCCGCATACAGGTGGAGCACACCGTTACGGAGATGATTACGGGCGTGGACCTGATTAAAACCCAGCTGCACATTGCCGATGGCAAGCGCCTTACCGCGCCCGAAATAGGCTTGGGCGGCGACCATAAGCCTCTAAAGAACGGCTACGCCATCCAGTGCCGCATTACCACCGAAGACCCCACCAACGACTTCAAGCCCGACTACGGCACCATCACGGCCTACCGCTCGGCCGGGGGCTTCGGCATCCGCCTCGACCAGGGCTCGGTGTACACCGGCGTAAAGGTGTCGCCCTTCTTCGATTCGCTGCTGGTGAAGGTTTCCACCCATGCTCCCAGCTTGGGGGAGGCGGCCACCAAAATGGCTCGTACGCTCGATGAGTTTCGGGTGCGGGGCGTGCGCACCAACATCCAGTTTCTGCAAAACATCATTGCCCATCCCATCTTCGGGGGCGGGGAGGCCAACGTTGACTTCATCAAGGACCACCCGGAGCTGTTCAAGTTCAAAACCCGCCAAGACCGCGCCAGCAAGGTGCTCAACTTCCTGGGCGAGATTATCGTGAACGGTAACCCGGACGTGAAAGGCCTGGTGGACGAGCGCCGGGAGCTGCGCAAGCCGCGGCTGCCCCACTACAACCCCGATGCGCCGTTGCAGCCCGGCACTAAAAACAAACTCACCGAGCTTGGCCCCGAGGAATTTGCTAAGTGGCTGCGGAACGACACGCAGATTCACTACACCGATACCACGCTGCGCGATTCGCACCAGAGCCTGCTGGCTACCCGCATGCGGACCTCGGATATGATGAAGGTAGCTGAGCGCTATGCCCACCAGCATCCCCAAACTTTCTCGCTGGAGTGCTGGGGCGGTGCCACGTTCGATGTGGCGCTCCGCTTTCTGCACGAAGACCCGTGGGCCCGCCTAGCCCAACTGCGCAAGGCCATTCCGAACATTTTGCTGCAAATGCTGATTCGGGGGGCCAACGGCGTGGGCTACAAAGCCTACCCCGACAACCTCACCGAGCGGTTTGTGCAGCAGGCTGCCGAAACGGGGATTGACGTGTTCCGCATCTTCGACTCCTTGAACTGGATGCCGGGGATGGAAGCGTGCATTGGCTTTGTCCGCAACAAAACCGACCGGCTGGCGGAAGCCAGTATCTGCTACACCGGCGACATTCTGGACCCCAAGCGCAACCAGAAATACAACCTAGAGTACTACCTGCGGCTGGCCCGCCAGATCGAGGACGCTGGGGCGCACATTCTCTGCATCAAGGACATGGCGGGGCTGCTGAAGCCGTATGCTGCCACCGAACTTGTCACGGCCTTGCGCGAAACCATCAGCCTGCCCATTCACTTGCACACCCATGATACGTCGTCGTTGCAAGCCGCTACCTACCTGAAAGCAGTGGAAGCCGGCGTTGACGTAATTGACGTAGCGCTGGGCAGTTTGTCGGGGCTTACCTCGCAGCCCAACTTCAACTCCATTGTGGAGATGATGCGTGGGCAGCCGCGCCACCGCGAGTTCAACCAGTCTTCCCTCAACGAATTCAGCAACTATTGGGAAACAGTACGCGAGCATTATTATCCTTTCGAATCGGGCCTGAAGGCCGGCAACTCCGAGGTGTTTCAGCACGAAATTCCGGGCGGGCAATACAGCAACCTCCGGCCCCAGGCGGCGGCTCTCGGCTTGCTCGACAAGTTCGAAACCATCAAGAGCACGTTTGCTGATGTAAACCTGCTGTTCGGCGACATCACGAAAGTGACGCCTTCCTCGAAAGTGGTGGGAGATATGGCACTGTTCCTGGTTTCCAACAACCTAACCACCCAGGACGTACTGGAACGCGGCGAAAGCTTAAGCTTCCCCGAATCGGTGCGGGACCTGTTCCGGGGCGACATTGGACAGCCCGAAGGGGGATGGCCCGAGGACGTGCAACGGGTAATCCTCAAGGGCGAGCAGCCATTCACCGACCGGCCAAACGAGCATCTGGCGCCC is from Hymenobacter tibetensis and encodes:
- a CDS encoding DoxX family protein, which produces MKKLLFNAHPFSSRFADITWLLFRLHLGLSIAVGAGWSKLVHLTTTHEAAKLAVGTAPLAPPDWFVQQVANLGFTYPSPYSWAWLAAWGECVGGLLVAVGLLTRWNGLQLAFQFLIIAFLWYKEPELLVGMYYQQLLFWAFALTAAVGGGRYSLDYWMLQKRGSLLPDTRLVSTVQARMATVLLLLVAGSVAAHSLAAPATVTMQELKAIAQQWNGSLTYLDYKSQRAVTLVTVLNGMQSAPQELVLNFVYQEPNGKQVKGYDKVQLSTDGTQLVWDGVPLQVSNKTRLPDKTLQLVLEGRGEDNQKSCLIKRTLSLNDHQFSVVKEVKCDNAPGFITRNKYQFQR
- a CDS encoding phenylalanine 4-monooxygenase, translating into MLQQHYDRYTAQDQLVWKVLFDRQTALLHKRACHAFSEGLQRIGFHRNAIPNFEETSERLQKATGWQLEPVQGMLNDAEFFGLLAQRKFPATVWIRSMAQFDFIEEPDLFHGVFGHVPLLMNQAFADFLHVLGHVAAQHLHDAAALERLDRLYGFTVQFGLVEEEGVTRMYGAGLLSSSGEIHHCIADDSNRRPFDLATVLHTPYSEAHLQDLYFVLPNWEHLTGSVAELAALLASDWQLKPVE
- a CDS encoding dienelactone hydrolase family protein, yielding MKKIWTLCTILLSTITMASAQSTMSCCVKPASQNATEAFAMLATNEDFSGGHDAPLPYTYAGTGQAIEFKTPDGQTGKGFEIKSATTSNKYLFVIHEWWGLNDYIKQEAAKYAQDLPGVNIIALDLYDGQVATTPEEAGKYMQTVKTDRAQAIIKGAMQYAGANAKVASVGWCFGGGWSLQTALLAGPKAVGCVMYYGMPEKDVAKLKTLNTDVLGIFASQDKWISPEVAAQFQKDMAAAKKKVTIKSYDADHAFANPSNPKYNKAYGDDAHALSVAYLKKSFKLKS
- a CDS encoding ABC1 kinase family protein; the encoded protein is MSEPIDSTSLSSLPTTKVARAARFARTGLNVGANYVKHYAKRAVGAESTTDDLHAANAAELYGTLSEMKGSVLKVAQMLAMEKNLLPTAYADQFAQAQYQTPPLSGPLIVKAFRDAFGKSPFEVFEEFDIKARQAASIGQVHFARKAGKQLAVKVQYPGVADSIRSDIRLVKPIALRVLGLDEATVRPYLQEVETRLIEETDYTLELRRGREIAAQCAALPHLEFAAYYSELSSARILTMDWLPGQHLKEFLATAPTQAVRNQVGQALWDFYMFQLNQLRMVHADPHPGNFLLRADNGGTVGVLDFGCVKEIPADVHRLFTDLLTPETLADRTRLAALLTEAGILRADDAATRQNFYLDTMQASLELVGRPFRQDVFDFGDPAYMQALYALGNDLMQQPELRQQREPRGSEHFIYLNRTYVGLYALLTELRAEVRTAA
- a CDS encoding TetR/AcrR family transcriptional regulator; protein product: MEQQPSPPVTPETANTAKVRIKQAYLDYVLDKGRTPASVYKLTKKLGLPEQEFYLHYATFEAIDRELWADFGREARDTAAKEPVWEQYGAREKLLAFYYTLIEILKRNRSYALNALRRSLSKMPGFTPRVLDDFRQEFEDFVDELLREGRRTDEIASRQLIQDGYPRFFWQQQLFVLGFFAKDESINFERTDAAIEKAVTLSFDLVGRNTLDSATDFVRFLLHSRRRR
- a CDS encoding cryptochrome/photolyase family protein — its product is MKITLFWHRRDIRIHDNAGLTAALQSGLPVVPLFIYDREILDLLPSRQDARVTFIYDEVERIGRKTAQSGGQLLAFYGRPLEVFAQLLTTYEVAAVYTNEDYEPYATERDTAVAALCAQHGATFQALKDQVIFAKNELLGKSGRPSKVFGAYRKAWLEALRDEQLQPYPSAELFTTSNLVKLPNAPSRPTLAEMGFEEFRQFIPAAELPTESLVRNYHLTRNTPGRVDSSTRRSVHLRFGTLSVRELMQQAQQLNPKLLAELIWRDYFMMLLWHYPITATESYEPRLRHVPYRNNEEEFQAWCEGRTGYPLVDAGMRELNKTGYMPNRARIATAGFLVKHLLIDWRWGDKYFSDKLLDYDMSQNVGNWQWMAGTGVVAAPWFRVYSPESQLKQYDPELAYVKKWVPEYGTAAYPAPIVDHKFARERAIDTFRTAYRAAAV
- a CDS encoding SDR family NAD(P)-dependent oxidoreductase, with amino-acid sequence MEFANKNILLVGASSGIGLATTKLLHKLNANLYTASRHLTPELAALDTTFLELDVTNPVGNLLDSLPDELHGVVYCPGSIKLRPFERIPVDDFRADFELNVLGAVQVLQATMKRLKKAGNASVVLFSTVAADTGMSFHASIATAKAAIEGLTRALAAEYAASNIRVNAVAPSLTNTPLAAALLNTPEKAEAGAKRHPLQRIGQPEDLAYMASFLLSDHSSFITGQILPVDGGMGRLK
- a CDS encoding pyruvate carboxylase translates to MNIRKLLVANRGEIAIRVMRAATELGITTVAVYTYEDRYSLHRYKADEAYQIGRDDEPLKPYLDIEGLIRVAKDNGVTAIHPGYGFLSENATLARRCAEEGIIFVGPRPEVMDALGDKVAAKKVAVECQVPIIESSIQDLTDLPIALEEAHRIGYPVMLKAASGGGGRGMRVIRDDEQLERGFFEARNEALKAFGDDTVFLEKYVEQPKHIEVQLVADNHGGLVHLYERDCSVQRRYQKVVEVAPSLNLPDHMRHLLYEYALRLGRAVNYNNVGTVEFLVNPEHDRIYFIEVNPRIQVEHTVTEMITGVDLIKTQLHIADGKRLTAPEIGLGGDHKPLKNGYAIQCRITTEDPTNDFKPDYGTITAYRSAGGFGIRLDQGSVYTGVKVSPFFDSLLVKVSTHAPSLGEAATKMARTLDEFRVRGVRTNIQFLQNIIAHPIFGGGEANVDFIKDHPELFKFKTRQDRASKVLNFLGEIIVNGNPDVKGLVDERRELRKPRLPHYNPDAPLQPGTKNKLTELGPEEFAKWLRNDTQIHYTDTTLRDSHQSLLATRMRTSDMMKVAERYAHQHPQTFSLECWGGATFDVALRFLHEDPWARLAQLRKAIPNILLQMLIRGANGVGYKAYPDNLTERFVQQAAETGIDVFRIFDSLNWMPGMEACIGFVRNKTDRLAEASICYTGDILDPKRNQKYNLEYYLRLARQIEDAGAHILCIKDMAGLLKPYAATELVTALRETISLPIHLHTHDTSSLQAATYLKAVEAGVDVIDVALGSLSGLTSQPNFNSIVEMMRGQPRHREFNQSSLNEFSNYWETVREHYYPFESGLKAGNSEVFQHEIPGGQYSNLRPQAAALGLLDKFETIKSTFADVNLLFGDITKVTPSSKVVGDMALFLVSNNLTTQDVLERGESLSFPESVRDLFRGDIGQPEGGWPEDVQRVILKGEQPFTDRPNEHLAPIDFEAEWQKFEEKFGPSVKFTDLLSWLLYPKVFEQYWAHLVQYGDASIVPTPVFYYGLQPGEETIVDIARGKSIIVGLQSIGTVNEDGNRTIFFNLNGQTRNVEVRDLSVEVKRVQNQKADKVNTKQVGAPLQGLLSRVLVKDGEEVKRNTPLFIIEAMKMETTITAPEDTTVQSLHLPEGTLVNADDLVLTLA